From a region of the Syngnathus typhle isolate RoL2023-S1 ecotype Sweden linkage group LG12, RoL_Styp_1.0, whole genome shotgun sequence genome:
- the dnajc25 gene encoding dnaJ homolog subfamily C member 25 isoform X2 yields MATPAESCRGRGGGSAVRSWWWLSALLLSSLPVARALVEGLYCGTEVCYDVLGVTREASKAEIARSYRQLARRYHPDRFRPGEPGSEGETVESAHRNFLLVATAYETLKDEDTRRDYDYMLDHPEEYYQHYYTYYRRQLTPKVDVRIVILVTICAISLFQYYSWHSSYNEAINCLANVPKYRIQATLIAKEQGLLNRTKEKGKNRRAKEEIREQEEEIVLFPYYLISYVAWYVSWVYHFTICREEYGDQEKLYIIRKHMKISQSQFDRLDEATRQSFLEKHLWVKENFELYRAEQEEEMKVKMATDPKMKRYRRWRKNEGPGRLTFDD; encoded by the exons ATGGCTACGCCAGCGGAGTCCTGCCGTGGACGTGGTGGTGGGTCCGCAGTGCGGTCCTGGTGGTGGCTCTCCGCGCTATTGTTGTCCTCGCTTCCTGTGGCAAGGGCGCTGGTGGAGGGTCTGTACTGCGGTACCGAGGTCTGCTATGACGTGCTCGGGGTCACACGGGAGGCCTCCAAGGCGGAGATCGCTCGATCTTACCGGCAGCTGGCTCGCCGCTACCACCCGGACCGGTTCAGACCAGGAGAGCCTGGGTCGGAGGGAGAGACTGTGGAGTCAGCCCACAGAAACTTTCTGCTGGTTGCTACGGCCTACGAGACTTTAAAG GATGAGGACACTCGTAGGGACTACGACTACATGCTCGACCACCCTGAGGAGTACTACCAGCACTACTACACTTACTACCGCCGACAGCTCACTCCCAAAGTGGACGTCAGGATCGTAATCCTCGTCACCATATGTGCCATCTCACTTTTCCAG TATTACAGTTGGCACAGCAGCTACAACGAGGCCATAAACTGCCTGGCGAACGTCCCCAAGTATCGGATCCAGGCCACCCTGATTGCCAAGGAGCAAGGCCTCCTGAACCGGACCAAGGAGAAGGGCAAGAACCGGCGCGCCAAAGAGGAGATccgggagcaggaggaggag ATAGTGTTGTTCCCCTACTACCTGATCAGCTATGTGGCCTGGTATGTCTCCTGGGTTTACCACTTCACCATCTGCAGGGAGGAGTACGGTGACCAGGAGAAGCTTTACATAATCAG GAAGCACATGAAGATCTCACAGTCTCAATTTGACAGACTGGATGAAGCCACCAGGCAGTCCTTCTTGGAAAAACACCTCTGGGTCAAAGAAAACTTTGAG CTTTACAGAGCAGAACAGGAAGAGGAGATGAAGGTGAAAATGGCCACCGACCCCAAGATGAAGAGGTACAGACGCTGGAGGAAGAACGAAGGACCAGGGAGGCTGACTTTCGACGACTGA
- the dnajc25 gene encoding dnaJ homolog subfamily C member 25 isoform X1 has translation MATPAESCRGRGGGSAVRSWWWLSALLLSSLPVARALVEGLYCGTEVCYDVLGVTREASKAEIARSYRQLARRYHPDRFRPGEPGSEGETVESAHRNFLLVATAYETLKDEDTRRDYDYMLDHPEEYYQHYYTYYRRQLTPKVDVRIVILVTICAISLFQYYSWHSSYNEAINCLANVPKYRIQATLIAKEQGLLNRTKEKGKNRRAKEEIREQEEEVIRDIIKTKIDIKGGYQKPNLSDILLCQIVLFPYYLISYVAWYVSWVYHFTICREEYGDQEKLYIIRKHMKISQSQFDRLDEATRQSFLEKHLWVKENFELYRAEQEEEMKVKMATDPKMKRYRRWRKNEGPGRLTFDD, from the exons ATGGCTACGCCAGCGGAGTCCTGCCGTGGACGTGGTGGTGGGTCCGCAGTGCGGTCCTGGTGGTGGCTCTCCGCGCTATTGTTGTCCTCGCTTCCTGTGGCAAGGGCGCTGGTGGAGGGTCTGTACTGCGGTACCGAGGTCTGCTATGACGTGCTCGGGGTCACACGGGAGGCCTCCAAGGCGGAGATCGCTCGATCTTACCGGCAGCTGGCTCGCCGCTACCACCCGGACCGGTTCAGACCAGGAGAGCCTGGGTCGGAGGGAGAGACTGTGGAGTCAGCCCACAGAAACTTTCTGCTGGTTGCTACGGCCTACGAGACTTTAAAG GATGAGGACACTCGTAGGGACTACGACTACATGCTCGACCACCCTGAGGAGTACTACCAGCACTACTACACTTACTACCGCCGACAGCTCACTCCCAAAGTGGACGTCAGGATCGTAATCCTCGTCACCATATGTGCCATCTCACTTTTCCAG TATTACAGTTGGCACAGCAGCTACAACGAGGCCATAAACTGCCTGGCGAACGTCCCCAAGTATCGGATCCAGGCCACCCTGATTGCCAAGGAGCAAGGCCTCCTGAACCGGACCAAGGAGAAGGGCAAGAACCGGCGCGCCAAAGAGGAGATccgggagcaggaggaggaggtgatCCGTGacataatcaaaacaaaaattgacATCAAAGGTGGCTACCAGAAACCCAACCTGTCAGACATCCTGCTGTGTCAGATAGTGTTGTTCCCCTACTACCTGATCAGCTATGTGGCCTGGTATGTCTCCTGGGTTTACCACTTCACCATCTGCAGGGAGGAGTACGGTGACCAGGAGAAGCTTTACATAATCAG GAAGCACATGAAGATCTCACAGTCTCAATTTGACAGACTGGATGAAGCCACCAGGCAGTCCTTCTTGGAAAAACACCTCTGGGTCAAAGAAAACTTTGAG CTTTACAGAGCAGAACAGGAAGAGGAGATGAAGGTGAAAATGGCCACCGACCCCAAGATGAAGAGGTACAGACGCTGGAGGAAGAACGAAGGACCAGGGAGGCTGACTTTCGACGACTGA